One region of Bosea sp. 29B genomic DNA includes:
- a CDS encoding amidohydrolase family protein, whose amino-acid sequence MAEQQATTVSSTHKLVVKNIGLMLSGDIERPILEADTLIAIGGRIAAVGRFKDLDTEGADTVIDANGTVLSPGLIDSHVHPVAGDWTPRQNQLGWIDSTMHGGVTTMISAGEVHTPGRPKDIVGLKAMAIYAQRAFTAFRPGGVKVHAGAPVIEPGMVEQDFKDLADAGVKLLGEVGLGGVKDGARAREMVAWARKYGIQSTIHTGGPSIPGSGLIGADVVLEADTDVVGHINGGHTALPDKEIRCICEGCKRGLELVHNGNERAALYTLRVAREMGDLKRVILGTDGPAGSGVQPLGIVRMVSMLSSLGDVPAEVAFCFATGNTARMRSLDCGLIEVGRTADFVFMDKAQHSAGRNFLDSIQLGDLPGIGMIVIDGIVRSGISRNTPPAEKIPSVGH is encoded by the coding sequence ATGGCTGAACAGCAGGCGACGACGGTCAGCAGCACCCACAAGCTGGTGGTGAAGAATATCGGCCTGATGCTCTCCGGCGACATCGAGCGTCCGATCCTCGAAGCCGATACGCTCATTGCCATCGGCGGCCGGATCGCCGCGGTCGGTCGCTTCAAGGATCTCGATACAGAGGGGGCAGACACCGTCATCGACGCCAACGGCACCGTGCTCTCGCCCGGGCTGATCGACAGCCATGTCCACCCGGTCGCCGGCGACTGGACGCCGCGTCAGAACCAGCTCGGCTGGATCGATTCAACCATGCACGGCGGCGTCACCACCATGATCTCGGCCGGCGAGGTGCATACGCCCGGCCGACCCAAGGACATCGTTGGCCTGAAAGCCATGGCGATCTACGCGCAGCGCGCCTTCACCGCCTTCCGCCCCGGCGGCGTCAAGGTCCATGCCGGCGCGCCGGTGATCGAGCCCGGCATGGTCGAGCAGGACTTCAAGGACCTGGCCGATGCCGGCGTGAAGCTGCTCGGCGAGGTCGGGCTAGGCGGCGTCAAGGACGGCGCGCGCGCCAGGGAGATGGTGGCCTGGGCCCGCAAATACGGCATCCAGTCGACGATCCACACCGGCGGCCCCTCGATCCCCGGCTCCGGACTGATCGGTGCCGACGTCGTGCTGGAAGCCGATACCGACGTGGTCGGCCACATCAATGGCGGCCATACCGCTTTGCCGGACAAGGAGATCCGCTGCATCTGCGAGGGCTGCAAGCGCGGCCTCGAACTGGTCCATAACGGTAATGAGCGCGCCGCGCTCTATACGCTGCGTGTCGCTCGCGAAATGGGCGATCTCAAGCGTGTCATTCTCGGCACCGACGGGCCGGCCGGTTCCGGCGTGCAGCCGCTCGGCATTGTCCGCATGGTTTCAATGCTGTCCTCGCTCGGCGATGTCCCGGCCGAAGTCGCGTTCTGCTTCGCTACCGGCAACACCGCCCGGATGCGCAGCCTCGATTGCGGGCTGATCGAAGTCGGCCGCACTGCCGATTTCGTCTTCATGGACAAGGCCCAGCACTCGGCCGGCAGGAACTTCCTCGATTCGATCCAGCTCGGCGACCTGCCTGGCATCGGCATGATCGTGATCGACGGCATCGTCCGCAGCGGCATCAGCCGCAACACCCCGCCGGCGGAGAAGATCCCGTCGGTGGGGCACTGA
- a CDS encoding HAD family phosphatase — translation MPANRKVVFDVGNVLLRWDPFHLYRSLIPDDAKRDWFLRNVCTAAWNIEQDRGRPWSEAVGLLVAEHPEWEAEIKAYDERWHETVPSTIEASVATLAALKAKGEQVYAITNFSREKWAECLIRFPFLQSFDGVIVSAHERLLKPDPAIYNVLLERYGLDAGECIFVDDSAKNVEAARSVGMQAVHFVEPIDLRAELRGLGANL, via the coding sequence ATGCCTGCCAATCGCAAGGTCGTGTTCGACGTCGGCAATGTCCTGCTGCGCTGGGATCCGTTCCATCTCTACCGCAGCTTGATCCCGGATGATGCCAAGCGCGACTGGTTCCTCAGGAATGTCTGCACCGCCGCCTGGAATATCGAGCAGGATCGCGGTCGGCCCTGGTCCGAAGCAGTCGGGCTGCTGGTCGCCGAGCATCCGGAATGGGAAGCCGAGATCAAGGCCTATGACGAGCGCTGGCATGAGACGGTGCCCTCGACGATCGAAGCCAGCGTCGCGACGCTTGCCGCGCTCAAGGCGAAGGGCGAACAGGTCTATGCCATCACCAATTTCTCGCGCGAGAAATGGGCGGAGTGCCTGATCCGCTTCCCGTTCCTGCAGAGTTTCGACGGCGTCATCGTCTCGGCGCATGAGCGGCTGCTCAAGCCTGACCCGGCGATCTACAACGTCCTGCTGGAGCGTTATGGGCTTGATGCCGGCGAGTGCATCTTCGTCGACGATAGCGCCAAGAATGTCGAGGCGGCCCGCTCGGTCGGGATGCAGGCGGTGCATTTCGTCGAGCCGATCGACCTCAGGGCCGAGTTGCGCGGGCTCGGCGCCAATCTCTGA
- a CDS encoding ferredoxin--NADP reductase, with protein sequence MSNFYEERVLSVHHWTDTLFSFTTTRDTTFRFKNGQFTMIGLKVGEKPLLRAYSVASTNYDENLEFFSIKVPDGPLTSRLQNLQVGDPIIIGKKATGTLVLDNLKDGKRLFLLGTGTGLAPFLSLIRDPETYERYEKVVLMHGCRQVSELAYGERIQKELPNDEFLGEMIREQLIYYPTVTREPFRNRGRITDLITSGQLFSDTGLGPFDPAGDRFMLCGSPQMLVDLKQIFEERGLEEGNHGEAGDYVIEKAFAER encoded by the coding sequence ATGAGCAATTTCTACGAGGAGCGCGTCCTCTCCGTCCATCACTGGACCGATACGCTCTTCAGCTTCACGACGACCCGCGACACGACCTTCCGCTTCAAGAACGGCCAGTTCACGATGATTGGGCTCAAGGTCGGCGAGAAGCCGCTGCTGCGCGCCTACAGCGTCGCCAGCACCAATTACGACGAGAACCTCGAGTTCTTCTCGATCAAGGTGCCGGATGGCCCGCTGACCTCACGCCTGCAGAACCTGCAGGTCGGCGACCCCATCATCATCGGCAAGAAGGCGACGGGCACGCTGGTGCTCGACAACCTCAAGGACGGCAAGCGGCTGTTCCTGCTCGGCACCGGCACGGGCCTCGCACCGTTCCTGTCGCTGATCCGCGATCCCGAGACCTACGAGCGCTACGAGAAGGTCGTGCTCATGCATGGCTGCCGCCAGGTCTCGGAACTCGCCTATGGCGAGCGCATCCAGAAGGAACTGCCGAACGACGAGTTTTTGGGCGAGATGATCCGCGAGCAGCTGATCTACTACCCGACCGTGACGCGCGAGCCCTTCCGGAACCGCGGCCGCATCACCGACCTCATCACCTCCGGCCAGCTCTTCAGCGATACCGGCCTGGGCCCGTTCGATCCGGCCGGCGACCGCTTCATGCTCTGCGGCAGCCCGCAGATGCTGGTCGACCTCAAGCAGATCTTCGAGGAGCGCGGCCTCGAGGAAGGCAATCACGGCGAGGCCGGCGACTACGTCATCGAGAAGGCCTTCGCCGAACGCTGA
- a CDS encoding YiiX/YebB-like N1pC/P60 family cysteine hydrolase has protein sequence MNRGLDFIGRSVVRFITRGKPQAAPVDAKALARLKAALRPGDVLLVEGHMKVSAAIKYLTQSTWSHAALYVGETGQFSPEGEPLVLAEVEMDVGCVLSPLSKYGAFGTRICRPQALDREGRQSAVDYVLARLGTQYDLKNILDLARWLVPIPWAPASWRRRMIALGSGDPTRAICSTLIAQAFEAARYPVLPTVEYAQAMGAEELREVLHIRHHSLYMPRDFDISPYFAVVKPTLEAGFDYRALNWAQERQLAAE, from the coding sequence ATGAACAGGGGACTGGACTTCATCGGCCGGTCGGTGGTCCGCTTCATCACGCGCGGCAAGCCGCAGGCAGCTCCGGTCGACGCGAAGGCGCTGGCCCGGCTCAAGGCGGCGCTGCGGCCGGGCGATGTGCTGCTGGTCGAAGGGCACATGAAAGTCTCGGCCGCGATCAAGTACCTGACGCAGTCCACCTGGTCGCATGCCGCGCTCTATGTCGGCGAAACCGGGCAGTTCAGCCCCGAGGGCGAGCCGCTGGTGCTGGCCGAGGTCGAGATGGATGTCGGCTGCGTGCTCTCGCCGCTGTCGAAATACGGCGCCTTCGGCACCCGCATCTGCCGGCCGCAGGCGCTCGACCGCGAAGGCCGTCAGAGCGCCGTCGATTACGTCCTCGCCCGGCTCGGCACGCAATACGACCTCAAGAACATCCTCGACCTGGCGCGCTGGCTGGTCCCGATCCCATGGGCGCCGGCGAGCTGGCGCCGGCGCATGATCGCGCTCGGCTCCGGCGATCCGACGCGGGCGATCTGCTCGACGCTGATCGCCCAGGCCTTCGAGGCGGCGCGCTATCCGGTGCTGCCGACCGTCGAGTATGCGCAGGCGATGGGCGCGGAGGAACTCCGTGAAGTCTTGCACATCCGGCATCATTCGCTCTACATGCCGCGCGATTTCGACATCTCGCCCTATTTCGCCGTGGTCAAGCCGACGCTGGAAGCGGGCTTCGACTATCGGGCGCTCAACTGGGCGCAGGAGCGCCAACTCGCGGCAGAATAG
- the lepA gene encoding translation elongation factor 4 produces the protein MSTRSFDNIRNFSIVAHIDHGKSTLADRLIQQTGTVAARDMSEQILDSMDIEKERGITIKAQTVRLDYKAEDGKDYILNLMDTPGHVDFAYEVSRSLAACEGSLLVVDASQGVEAQTLANVYQALDANHEIVTVLNKIDLPAAEPERIKQQIEDVIGLDASEAVPISAKTGLNIEGVLEAIVKKLPAPKGDLEAPLKALLVDSWYDAYLGVVVLVRIIDGVLKKGMTIRMMRANASYGVDRVGVFKPKMLEVKELGPGEVGFFTASIKEVADTAVGDTITDDKKPIAEPLPGFKPVQPVVFCGIFPVDAADFEVLRSAMSRLRLNDASFSYEMETSAALGFGFRCGFLGLLHLEIIQERLEREFNLNLISTAPSVVYHLKLRDGTTLELHNPADMPDVMKIEFIEEPWIRATIFTPDEYLGSVLKLCQDRRGLQIDLNYVGSRAKVVYDLPLNEVVFDFYDRLKSISKGYASFDYNITDYREGDLVRMSILVNAEPVDALSMLVHRSRADARGRAMCEKLKDLIPPHMFQIPVQAAIGGKIIARETIRALRKDVTAKCYGGDASRKRKLLDKQKEGKKKMRQFGRVEIPQEAFIAALKMDD, from the coding sequence ATGAGCACCCGCAGTTTCGACAACATCCGCAATTTCTCGATCGTGGCGCATATCGACCACGGCAAGTCGACCCTCGCCGACCGGCTGATCCAGCAGACCGGCACGGTGGCGGCGCGCGACATGAGCGAGCAGATCCTCGACTCGATGGATATCGAGAAGGAACGCGGCATCACCATCAAGGCGCAGACCGTCCGCCTCGACTACAAGGCCGAGGATGGCAAGGATTACATCCTGAACCTGATGGACACGCCCGGCCACGTCGACTTCGCCTATGAGGTCTCGCGTTCGCTGGCGGCTTGCGAAGGCTCGCTCCTCGTCGTCGACGCCTCGCAGGGGGTGGAGGCGCAGACGCTGGCCAATGTCTACCAGGCGCTCGACGCCAACCACGAGATCGTCACGGTCCTCAACAAGATCGACCTGCCGGCCGCCGAGCCGGAGCGGATCAAGCAGCAGATCGAGGATGTGATCGGGCTCGACGCCTCCGAGGCGGTGCCGATCTCGGCCAAGACCGGCCTCAACATCGAGGGCGTGCTCGAAGCCATCGTCAAGAAGCTGCCGGCGCCCAAAGGCGATCTCGAAGCCCCGCTCAAGGCTCTGCTGGTCGACAGCTGGTACGACGCCTATCTCGGCGTCGTCGTGCTCGTGCGCATCATCGACGGCGTGCTCAAGAAGGGCATGACCATCCGGATGATGCGCGCCAACGCCAGCTACGGCGTCGACCGCGTCGGCGTGTTCAAGCCGAAGATGCTCGAAGTGAAGGAGCTCGGCCCGGGCGAGGTCGGCTTCTTCACCGCCTCGATCAAGGAAGTGGCCGACACCGCCGTCGGCGACACCATCACCGACGACAAGAAGCCGATCGCCGAGCCGCTGCCGGGCTTCAAGCCGGTGCAGCCGGTGGTGTTCTGCGGCATCTTCCCGGTCGACGCCGCCGATTTCGAGGTGCTGCGCAGCGCCATGTCGCGGCTGCGGCTGAACGATGCCAGCTTCTCCTATGAGATGGAGACGAGCGCCGCGCTCGGCTTCGGCTTCCGCTGCGGCTTCCTCGGGCTGCTGCATCTGGAGATCATCCAGGAGCGGCTCGAGCGCGAGTTCAACCTCAACCTGATCTCGACGGCGCCTTCGGTCGTCTACCATCTCAAGCTGCGCGACGGCACGACGCTCGAACTGCACAACCCGGCCGACATGCCGGACGTGATGAAGATCGAGTTCATCGAGGAGCCCTGGATCCGCGCCACTATCTTCACGCCGGACGAGTATCTCGGCTCGGTGCTGAAACTCTGCCAGGACCGGCGCGGCCTGCAGATCGACCTCAACTATGTCGGCTCGCGCGCCAAGGTCGTCTACGACCTGCCGCTGAACGAGGTGGTGTTCGACTTCTACGACCGGCTGAAGTCGATCTCGAAGGGCTATGCCTCCTTCGACTACAACATCACCGACTATCGCGAGGGCGACCTCGTGCGCATGTCGATCCTGGTCAATGCCGAGCCGGTCGACGCGCTCTCCATGCTAGTCCACCGCTCGCGCGCCGACGCCCGCGGCCGCGCGATGTGCGAGAAGCTCAAGGATCTGATCCCGCCGCACATGTTCCAGATTCCTGTCCAGGCCGCCATCGGGGGCAAGATCATCGCCCGCGAGACCATCCGCGCGCTGCGCAAGGACGTGACCGCCAAGTGCTATGGCGGCGACGCCTCGCGCAAGCGCAAGCTCCTGGACAAGCAGAAGGAAGGCAAGAAGAAGATGCGGCAGTTCGGCCGCGTCGAAATCCCGCAGGAAGCCTTCATCGCCGCGCTGAAGATGGACGACTGA
- a CDS encoding DUF1772 domain-containing protein produces the protein MPDSSLDATAQKSGASATGLVALILATLFAGAAIYILIAEQPARLALTDAPLLLHWQESYPRAARMQAGLAVLASLAGALAFWRMRNPLWLVGSALIFANLPFTLIVIAPVNNALLVLGAEQAGAASRALIERWGSLHAVRAGLSVLATAAFALAIARGKPHSALRK, from the coding sequence ATGCCTGACTCCAGTCTCGATGCGACCGCGCAGAAAAGCGGTGCTTCCGCCACGGGCCTCGTCGCGCTGATCCTGGCGACGCTGTTCGCTGGCGCGGCGATCTACATCCTCATCGCCGAGCAGCCGGCGCGGCTCGCGCTCACCGATGCTCCGCTGCTGCTGCACTGGCAGGAAAGCTACCCGCGCGCGGCGCGGATGCAGGCCGGGCTCGCGGTGCTGGCGAGCCTTGCAGGCGCGCTCGCCTTCTGGCGGATGCGGAACCCGCTCTGGCTGGTCGGCTCGGCGCTGATATTCGCCAACCTGCCGTTCACGCTGATCGTGATCGCGCCGGTGAACAATGCACTGCTAGTACTCGGAGCCGAGCAGGCGGGAGCGGCGAGCCGGGCATTGATCGAGCGCTGGGGATCGCTCCACGCCGTGCGTGCCGGACTATCGGTGCTGGCGACCGCCGCTTTCGCGCTGGCGATCGCCCGCGGCAAGCCTCATTCCGCGCTGCGGAAATAG
- the fdxA gene encoding ferredoxin FdxA, translating into MPYAVTSACIRCKYMDCVEVCPVDCFYEGENMLVIHPDECIDCGVCEPECPAEAIVADSADGAEQWLTLNARLAPLWPNITQKSEPPADADDWKGIPDKIDLLSERPAV; encoded by the coding sequence ATGCCTTACGCCGTCACCAGCGCCTGCATCCGTTGCAAGTACATGGATTGCGTCGAGGTCTGTCCGGTCGACTGCTTCTATGAGGGCGAGAACATGCTCGTCATCCACCCGGACGAATGCATCGACTGCGGCGTCTGCGAGCCGGAATGCCCGGCCGAGGCGATCGTCGCCGACAGCGCCGACGGAGCCGAGCAATGGCTGACCTTGAATGCCCGGCTGGCGCCGCTCTGGCCGAACATCACGCAGAAGAGCGAGCCGCCGGCTGATGCCGACGACTGGAAGGGAATACCGGACAAGATCGACCTGCTTTCCGAACGCCCAGCAGTATGA
- a CDS encoding GNAT family N-acetyltransferase, producing the protein MTVPDMMIIEQFDGDATQAAVPALAEILRDSVANGASVGFMDWNTSADFESFWRGIAVEVAAGRIQLFVARDGSGIVGTAQLHPVGKPNQPHRAEIAKVLVHSRARRRGIGEALMLAAEATALALGRDLLVLDTDEAGAARRLYNRLGWTEVGTIPRYALMPDGRDCGSTFFYKQLG; encoded by the coding sequence ATGACGGTGCCGGACATGATGATCATCGAGCAGTTCGATGGGGATGCAACGCAGGCCGCTGTGCCGGCCTTGGCGGAGATCCTGCGCGATTCCGTGGCGAACGGCGCCTCGGTTGGCTTCATGGACTGGAACACATCTGCCGATTTCGAGAGCTTCTGGCGTGGCATTGCGGTGGAGGTCGCCGCTGGCCGCATCCAGCTCTTCGTTGCGCGTGACGGCAGCGGCATCGTCGGCACGGCCCAGCTTCACCCGGTCGGGAAGCCCAACCAGCCGCATCGCGCCGAGATCGCCAAGGTGCTGGTGCATTCGCGGGCGCGTCGCCGCGGCATCGGCGAGGCGCTGATGCTGGCGGCGGAGGCCACCGCGCTGGCGCTTGGGCGCGACCTGCTGGTGCTTGATACCGACGAGGCCGGAGCCGCACGCCGGCTTTACAACCGGCTGGGCTGGACGGAGGTCGGCACCATCCCGCGCTATGCGTTGATGCCTGATGGGCGCGATTGCGGCTCGACCTTCTTCTACAAACAGTTGGGCTAA
- a CDS encoding MarR family transcriptional regulator, with translation MTSFKTSSAGYLANHVARLFARELAEAVRPLGLAPAQFMVLLELWREDRLTQKDLVGRLDVEQATMAATLARMERDGLIERRPDQADARARRIQLTARARALQAPALAAAKGVNTRALAGFSEAEREVLLSGLRRIVGLLSRSAELG, from the coding sequence ATGACCAGCTTCAAGACCAGCTCCGCCGGCTATCTCGCCAATCATGTCGCCCGCCTGTTCGCGCGCGAGCTCGCCGAGGCGGTGCGCCCGCTCGGCCTCGCGCCGGCGCAGTTCATGGTGCTGCTCGAGCTCTGGCGCGAGGACAGGTTGACGCAGAAGGACCTGGTCGGCCGGCTCGATGTCGAGCAGGCGACCATGGCGGCAACGCTCGCCCGAATGGAGCGCGACGGGTTGATCGAGCGCCGCCCCGATCAGGCCGATGCCCGCGCCCGCCGCATCCAGCTCACTGCGCGAGCACGGGCGCTGCAGGCGCCGGCCCTTGCGGCGGCCAAGGGCGTCAATACGCGCGCTTTGGCCGGTTTTTCCGAAGCAGAACGCGAAGTGCTGCTGTCAGGCTTGCGCCGGATCGTCGGATTATTGTCGCGCAGCGCCGAGCTCGGTTAG
- a CDS encoding SDR family NAD(P)-dependent oxidoreductase — protein sequence MNQIDLKGRVAIITGGAQGIGRAVAERLAASGAKVAIWDLDGKLANEAAAAIGPAASGLAIDVTDAKAVNAAAAELEQRHGSVDILVTSAGIAGPNLKTWEYPLDEWAKIMRLNVDGTLHCCQAVIPGMIKRNYGRLVLVASIAGKEGNPNASAYSASKAAVIALTKSLGKELAQQDIAVNCITPAAARTRIFDQMSEEHIGYMLAKIPRGRFLQPDEVASMVAFLASAENSFTTGAVFDLSGGRATY from the coding sequence ATGAACCAAATCGATTTAAAGGGCCGGGTCGCCATCATCACCGGCGGGGCGCAGGGGATCGGCCGGGCCGTTGCCGAACGTCTCGCCGCCAGCGGCGCCAAGGTCGCGATCTGGGATCTCGACGGCAAGCTCGCCAATGAGGCCGCCGCCGCGATCGGCCCGGCTGCGAGCGGCCTTGCCATCGACGTGACCGACGCCAAGGCCGTGAATGCGGCCGCTGCCGAGCTCGAACAGCGCCATGGCAGCGTCGACATCCTCGTCACCAGCGCCGGCATCGCCGGGCCGAACCTGAAGACCTGGGAATACCCGCTCGACGAATGGGCCAAGATCATGCGCCTCAATGTCGACGGCACCCTGCATTGCTGCCAGGCGGTGATCCCCGGTATGATCAAGCGCAATTACGGCCGGCTGGTGCTGGTCGCCTCGATCGCCGGCAAGGAGGGCAACCCCAACGCCTCGGCCTATTCGGCCTCGAAGGCGGCGGTGATCGCCCTGACCAAATCGCTCGGCAAGGAACTGGCCCAGCAGGACATCGCGGTGAACTGCATCACCCCGGCCGCCGCCCGCACCCGCATCTTCGACCAGATGAGCGAAGAGCATATCGGCTACATGCTGGCCAAGATCCCGCGCGGGCGCTTCCTGCAGCCCGACGAGGTCGCCTCGATGGTCGCCTTCCTGGCCTCGGCCGAGAACAGCTTCACGACGGGGGCGGTCTTCGACCTCTCGGGCGGGCGCGCGACTTACTAG
- a CDS encoding DUF3297 family protein, with product MTDTLPDRLSSNPNSPFYNEELLARDIGVRFKGVEKTNVEEYCISEGWVRLTAGNAKDRHGNPMTVKLKGAVEPYFRSAE from the coding sequence ATGACCGACACCCTTCCCGACCGGCTGTCCTCCAACCCCAACAGCCCCTTCTACAACGAAGAGCTGCTGGCACGGGATATCGGCGTCCGCTTCAAGGGCGTCGAGAAGACCAATGTCGAGGAATACTGCATCAGCGAGGGCTGGGTCCGCCTCACCGCCGGCAATGCCAAGGACCGCCACGGCAACCCGATGACGGTGAAGCTCAAAGGCGCGGTCGAGCCCTATTTCCGCAGCGCGGAATGA
- a CDS encoding protein-methionine-sulfoxide reductase heme-binding subunit MsrQ: MDSVGTGSYWPWNDRQGRFSALRAACFALVLVPALILAFQAWTHQLGSKPWTQAVHDTGTWALRILVITLAITPLRRILDWNKLIGIRRMLGLSAMAYALGHLALYCIDLAFDWGLILSEIVKRFYLVVGITALIGLVALGVTSTDGMIRRLGSGRWQRLHNIVYVIACLGLFHFALQSKIDVTQPVLLTGLFALLIACRGLNRFKIPLSFTSLALTGLATGLATALAETAWYAFATGASAWLIFQANADIVVYQDWAALRPGHWIALTGLALAVLHLFRKPAPKPERRQRRPAMASEAAGG, from the coding sequence ATGGATTCAGTGGGAACAGGCAGCTATTGGCCATGGAATGACCGGCAGGGGCGCTTCTCCGCTCTGCGCGCCGCCTGCTTCGCGCTCGTGCTCGTCCCGGCGCTGATCCTCGCCTTCCAGGCCTGGACGCACCAGCTCGGCTCGAAGCCGTGGACGCAGGCCGTGCACGACACCGGCACCTGGGCGCTGCGCATCCTCGTCATCACGCTCGCGATCACGCCGCTGCGCCGCATTCTCGACTGGAACAAGCTGATCGGCATCCGCCGCATGCTCGGCTTGTCGGCCATGGCTTATGCACTCGGCCATCTCGCGCTCTATTGCATCGACCTCGCCTTCGACTGGGGGCTTATCCTCTCCGAGATCGTCAAGCGCTTCTATCTCGTCGTCGGCATCACCGCCCTGATCGGCCTTGTGGCGCTCGGCGTCACCTCGACCGACGGGATGATCCGCCGGCTCGGCTCGGGCCGCTGGCAGCGCCTGCACAACATCGTCTACGTGATCGCCTGCCTCGGCCTGTTCCATTTCGCGCTGCAGTCGAAGATCGACGTCACCCAGCCGGTGCTGCTGACCGGGCTGTTCGCGTTGCTGATCGCTTGCCGCGGCCTCAACCGGTTCAAAATTCCGTTGAGCTTCACCTCGCTGGCGCTGACGGGCCTCGCGACCGGTCTTGCCACCGCACTAGCCGAGACGGCTTGGTATGCCTTCGCCACGGGCGCCTCGGCCTGGCTGATCTTCCAGGCCAATGCCGACATCGTCGTCTACCAGGACTGGGCGGCACTGCGGCCCGGCCACTGGATCGCGCTCACCGGGCTCGCGCTGGCGGTCCTGCACCTCTTCCGCAAACCGGCACCGAAGCCTGAGCGGCGCCAACGCCGGCCCGCGATGGCCTCAGAAGCCGCCGGCGGCTGA
- a CDS encoding allantoate amidohydrolase, with amino-acid sequence MTTTLPSPAVLGARAFATLAGLNRFSDEPGKLTRLYLSPSHRQGAEYVKGAMEVAGLTTFIDAAGSVQGRREGASLGLPAVLIGSHIDTVRDGGRFDGNLGVVAGILAAQAIRDAGIILPFALEVIAFGDEETVRFPTSLSTSSALIGHYDPAWLDSRDAEGVVLRDALVAFGGDPAGIAALARKPGSVKAYLEVHIEQGPVLEVENEAVGIVTAINAQSRAAVRVNGEAGHAGTVPMKLRKDALTAAAEMALALEEIAGSHDQAVGTVGVFRPDPGATNVVPGAVDFTIDYRAPIGATVAAMERQIQQRFGEIAARRGVGLTITPYSREDATPMAAELQEALATGIARTGSNLSARRLPSGAGHDAMAMARLCPSAMLFVRCEKGISHSPLENMTELDAGIAIRVLIETILELARREG; translated from the coding sequence ATGACCACGACCCTGCCTTCTCCCGCCGTCCTTGGCGCCCGTGCCTTCGCTACGCTCGCCGGCCTCAACCGCTTCAGCGACGAACCAGGCAAGCTGACCCGGCTTTACCTCTCGCCCTCTCACCGGCAGGGCGCGGAATACGTCAAGGGCGCGATGGAGGTTGCGGGGCTGACCACCTTCATCGACGCGGCCGGCTCGGTGCAGGGGCGGCGCGAAGGCGCGAGCCTCGGTCTGCCGGCGGTTCTGATCGGCTCGCATATCGACACGGTCCGCGATGGCGGCCGCTTCGACGGCAATCTCGGCGTCGTCGCCGGTATCCTGGCGGCGCAGGCAATCCGCGACGCCGGCATCATCCTGCCCTTCGCGCTCGAAGTGATCGCCTTCGGCGACGAGGAGACGGTGCGCTTCCCGACCTCGCTCTCGACCTCCTCGGCGCTGATCGGCCATTACGATCCGGCCTGGCTCGATTCACGCGATGCCGAGGGCGTCGTGCTGCGTGACGCCCTCGTCGCCTTCGGCGGCGATCCCGCGGGGATCGCGGCGCTCGCCCGCAAGCCGGGCTCGGTCAAGGCCTATCTCGAGGTCCATATCGAGCAGGGCCCGGTGCTCGAGGTCGAGAACGAGGCGGTCGGCATCGTCACCGCGATCAATGCCCAGAGCCGCGCTGCCGTGCGCGTCAACGGCGAGGCCGGCCATGCCGGCACCGTTCCCATGAAGCTCCGCAAGGATGCGCTGACCGCCGCCGCCGAGATGGCGCTGGCGCTGGAGGAGATCGCAGGCAGCCATGATCAGGCGGTCGGCACGGTCGGCGTCTTCCGGCCGGATCCGGGGGCCACGAACGTCGTGCCCGGCGCGGTCGACTTCACCATCGACTATCGCGCGCCCATTGGCGCGACCGTCGCCGCCATGGAACGGCAGATCCAGCAGCGTTTCGGCGAGATCGCGGCCCGGCGCGGCGTCGGCCTGACCATCACACCCTATTCGCGCGAGGATGCGACGCCGATGGCGGCCGAGCTGCAGGAGGCGCTCGCCACCGGCATCGCCCGCACCGGCTCGAATCTCTCGGCCCGCCGCCTGCCCTCCGGCGCGGGCCACGACGCCATGGCGATGGCACGGCTCTGCCCCTCGGCCATGCTGTTCGTGCGCTGCGAGAAGGGCATCAGCCATTCGCCGCTGGAGAACATGACCGAGCTCGATGCCGGCATCGCCATCCGCGTCCTGATCGAGACGATCCTGGAACTGGCGCGGCGCGAGGGCTGA